The genomic window GTTTCAATTTTGAATTCTGATTTTCATTTGAGAAATAAAAAACACTTTTTGCACTTCGAAACACAACAATAAATTGACAGAAATAACTACTAATCATCACAAACCAGCCGTAGACGGAATCACAATTGACTGTGTTTTCTTCGGATTTAATAAGGAGAGTCTCGAAGTTCTCTTGGTGCAGCATGCCCAAGGCGAAAGTAAAGGAAAATGGGGGCTTCTCGGTGGATGGCTGCAACTGGAGGAAAGTGCCGATGATGCAGCACAGCGCATTTTACAAGAACTTACTGGTCTTGAAAATATTTATCTGGAGCAGTTAAAAGCTTTTACAAATCCGAAACGTGTTCTGGAAAGACGTGTGGTTACCATTGGTTATTACACATTAGTCAATCGGGAAGATTATAACATTAAAGCCAGTTTAAGGGTTATCGAAGCCAAATGGTATAAAATAAATGAAATTCCAGATTTGATTTTTGACCATAACGAAATTCTGGATTTCAGTTTATCGCAGCTGCGAAATCGCGTTCGTCAAGCGCCGATTGGTTTTAATTTACTGCCAGAAAAATTTACCTTATTACAGTTGATGCATTTGTATGAAGAAATTTTAGGAATCGAATTGGATAAATCGAATTTCAGACGAAAAATTCTTCACATGAAACTGCTGACAGAACTCAACGAAAAACAAAAAGACGTTTCGCACAGAGCGGCTAAACTTTATAAATTTGATGCTGAAATGTACAA from Flavobacterium fluviale includes these protein-coding regions:
- a CDS encoding NUDIX hydrolase, translated to MTEITTNHHKPAVDGITIDCVFFGFNKESLEVLLVQHAQGESKGKWGLLGGWLQLEESADDAAQRILQELTGLENIYLEQLKAFTNPKRVLERRVVTIGYYTLVNREDYNIKASLRVIEAKWYKINEIPDLIFDHNEILDFSLSQLRNRVRQAPIGFNLLPEKFTLLQLMHLYEEILGIELDKSNFRRKILHMKLLTELNEKQKDVSHRAAKLYKFDAEMYKKLTEKGFNFEF